The DNA region TGAAAAACTGGCCAGGGCCAGTCTGGACCGCTTCCGGAAAATtcaggaggagaagagggaaaatctcatcaagcagcagcaacatgaCGAGACAGCCAGTCGCATTTCCGGCAGCGTACGGTATCGCGACTCAGCCCTTGGAACTTCTCTAGCAACCGGCAGCATCTACGCAGAGACGCTTATGACCTATGGCCAGAGCGAGGATCTTGCTGTTCGCGTACCGCCGCTTCCTGAGGGGGCTAAGTCTGGTGTGCCGTTCGAGTGCCTGGCTTGCGGTCGCAGTGTTTCGATAAAGAACAACTCTGCGTGGAAGTGGGTATTTCCCACTGATAATGATGGTCAAAGTAGATCTTGCTAATATACTATGATCAGGAAACACCTTTGGCGAGACCTCCGACCTTGGATTTGCCACGATGCTGCGTGCGGCTTCAGCAACGAGTCTTTCGTTTCTCGCGAAGACTGGATTGAACACCTTGAGTTTGATCATTGCTTTCGGCCTGCCTGGAGTTCTTTTCAGTGTTCCCTCTGCCACGAAGAGACTGGCGAGGGAAAGACTGCCATAATCCATCACTTGTCTAGCCACATGGAAGAAATCTCACTCGCGGCTCTCCCTAGTGGATACGATTCCGACAATGATCTTAAAGAGagcgaagatgaggatggggatggaaATGGCGGGAAAGTTTCCGCAGGCTCTCCATCTCGGGATTTTTTTGCATCCTCTTTGTCCTTCCCAATTATTGATGTGCAATCCGTTGATCGGGGGTAGTTTGTCTCCCCTCGCTGTACTTCATTGACTCACAAGCTAACTTGGCCAACCTAGTCAAACTGGCATTTTCGACCTCAACTCAGAGGACCACAATCCAATGGATCCATTCGCGGATCCAGCTCCTCACGAAGACGGCTTTTACCATTGTCCGTGTGAAGGTCAGCCAAGCTGCAACCACCAGCCAGAAAAGTCGAAAGCAACCTACGAGTAAGTGGCATTACAGCGATCATCTAGCAGAAGGGGCCACTGACTTAGATGTGCAGCAAATTTGTGGAGTCTCATCTGAATCATCCGTCTCAATGCAAAGTTGCCTCGTGCGAAGGCGCTGTGTTCTCTTCCACCGCTTCCCTCTTGATACATGAGCGTGAAACCCATCGAGTGCATAAAAATAGCGACAGGCCTTTGTACAAATGCGAAGTATGCGGGCGCAGCTTCGTTCGAAGATGGAACCGTGAGAGGCACATGGAAGATCGCCATAAGAGTAATGCTTAGGCTACGGCGTTGGATGATGTTGGGCTTTAATGCCGTTACGTATTTATGACTGTTTTTATTGCTGTTCTGACTAATCGTCACTTGCGGATTCATTATTAAAAATGAGAATAATGACGATGCTATTAGAGGGCATGTAATTCTAATACCTTGAGTAAGGCAGCCATGTAGGTTACAGCGGCGGAATAAAACTTTCATAAAACTAGTAATGGGTGTAAATTATGTTTGATCAAAAAGCAATATACTGTCCAATTAATCAAAAATTCCTATACCTTCTATAAATTCTTATCTGGCAATTTTCTCATTGAACTGACTTGGGACGCTGACGGAGTCAATCCTCGTTTACTATCTGCAAAGAGCGAGGAGAAACATGGGATCACGAGCTAGATTTCGTCCATTCGCTCAGAATACGCTCCCGCCCAAGAGCTTACACTTCGGTGGTGTCTCGGCTTTGCCTAAATACTCCTTGTCAAACCTGCTCCTCGAGATAAGGCATTCTACGCCCCCTAAGTCTTTTGCTTGGCTTCTTGTTCGGCCTTGTGCTTGCGTTCTATCTTGCGTATAATCTTGGCCGGGTTTCCGGCAACAACATGGTACGCCGGAACATCCTAGACAAACTTATTAGCATGAGCTTCGCTGCTAAGAAGCGTCTCACGTGCCTTTGTTACAACACTCCCAGCTCCGATAGtgcatccatctccaaccgtGACGCCAGGCAGGATCATGGCACTTCCTCCTATCCAGCAGTCTTCGCCAATAATCACGGGACGGCCCAGCTCAGGTCCGTTCGTTCCATCGCGCAGATCAGGATCAAGGGGGTGGGTGCCACTGAAGAAGGAGACGTTGGGACCAACAAGGGTACGGGCTCCGATCGATATAGTGCAGGTATCAATCATAGTGCAGTTGAAGTTTATGAAAACGCCACTTCCAACTTTGACGTTTGTCCCATAGTCAATGTTGATGGGACGCTCTATCCAGGGGTATTCGTGCAAGACagcatcgtcctcgtcttctgTTGCAGCAGGTGGGGGTAAAGGGCGCTCATCGTTGGTGATGCTAGTCTTTGTCAGAAACTCCAGCGATTTGCATGAATACAATTCATTTACTCTTTCCAATGCTCTGCAATTTCTCTACGGGTCAACTCCCCCGCCGTGTTAAGTCGCGCAAGGGCCTGCTTGCAGCGCTTCCGAGCAGCCACAAGCTGCGGCGTGAAAGCATAGTACAGATCCCCTCGCCGCATACGGGCAAGATTATCTTCCTCGTCGATATCAAACACAGTCATCTTGGTGCTGAGGGGTTAAAATGTAAACAAGTTAGTCTGGTATCGCAGGTCCAAGTTTGGACGAAGCAGGGAGTCTCTTGGCCGTGAGGAGCCACCAAGTCGAAACGCTAGGCCTTTCTTAGCTCTCAACAGCGCCGGTTGAATCCATGTCCAATTTGGATGGGTGCGGATTTACGAAAACTCCGGCTTATCTTTTCCTTGGGTACAGGGTGGCTCCTTCATCCTATCTTCATCTCAACCATACATCATCGCGTACTCAACTCACTAGGTACTTTGTGAAAGTGGAAAGTGAATTAAGTTTCTTGTCAAGTTATCAAAGTCTAATCTCCCGTAAATCTGTTGTTGATATCACATGCTGTAGGTTCACGGTctgctcggccttgattATAACCAGAACGAGACGCAGATGGCTGAGTTTTACCAGCTGAGCTCTCTGAGATAAGTCAAAAATAAGCTTGAGTTATTGTCGATCCGATGATCTACCAGCCTCCTCAATTGCGAAAACCTAGCCACAATAGCAACGGGGCTATATTCCAATGTAAGTTTTGCATTAAGCCGAAAAACTCTGAGCGATACAATGGGCCATCACCTAAATATCATGATGTCCACGCCTTTTATGCCGCGTCTTGGCTCTCAGGACTAACTAACCTAGTAATCCTATATTGGAGTGACAGTCAAAAGTGGCTGGCTGTCAGACTATTTGAGTTCAGCGACCGCTCTTTCGGCTCCGCCCGCGGTGGTCTGGCGACCATCGGCGAATGCTCTGTCGGCGACTGAGCGAACCTAGTAACATCACGATTCAAACAACATGTGATGTCTTTGTGTTATTTAAACTCGCCGATTCTACTGTCATCTTTCTCTCAATATCAAAGCCCATACTTCCTCTTATCTTCTGCATCTTTACACAAGACAGCCATACCACTCCCACCCATGAAGATGTCGTCCCTCGC from Fusarium keratoplasticum isolate Fu6.1 chromosome 12, whole genome shotgun sequence includes:
- a CDS encoding Mac domain-containing protein; translation: MTVFDIDEEDNLARMRRGDLYYAFTPQLVAARKRCKQALARLNTAGELTRREIAEHWKDITNDERPLPPPAATEDEDDAVLHEYPWIERPINIDYGTNVKVGSGVFINFNCTMIDTCTISIGARTLVGPNVSFFSGTHPLDPDLRDGTNGPELGRPVIIGEDCWIGGSAMILPGVTVGDGCTIGAGSVVTKDVPAYHVVAGNPAKIIRKIERKHKAEQEAKQKT